The genomic stretch ATGAGCTCAGCCTCGGGCAATGAGGTTTTCACGTATTCAATGTTGCTATAGCCATTACGCTTAAGTGTTTCTACGGCACTTTGGTGCACACCCTCTAACAACAAAATGCGAATTTTATCCTTTGCTAACGAAACCTTGCTCATCTGTACTCTCACTAGTTAATTTTTGGCCCCTCTGGGGTACCTGTTATGACAATATCGGCGCCACGCTCGGCAAATAGGCCATTGGTGACAACTCCAACGATTTGGTTAATCTGTTTTTCCAGCGACTTGGCAGCGTCAATACGTAAGCCATGGACATCTAAAATGACGTTACCATTGTCGGTTACCACCCCTTGGCGATAAACCGGATCGCCACCGAGCTTCAGTAACTCGCGCGCGACGTAGCTGCGTGCCATTGGGATCACTTCCACTGGCAGTGGAAATGCTCCTAAATGGTTAACGTGCTTGCTATCGTCGACGATACAAACGAATTTCTTTGCTACAGCGGCAACAATTTTCTCGCGAGTCAGGGCGGCGCCACCGCCTTTAATCATTTCGTTGTTGGCGTTAATTTCATCAGCACCATCAACATAAACGGCCAGCTCAGACACGTCATTTAATTCAAATACCTCAACACCTAATTGTTTTAGTTTTTCGGTTGAGGCTTCAGAGCTTGATACCGCGCCTTTAATTTTGTCTTTAATGCTGCCTAAGGCATCAATAAAGTGATTTACCGTAGAGCCAGTGCCCACACCGACAATGGTATTTTCTTCGACATAATTAAGCGCCGCCCAGGCCGCGGCTTTTTTCATTTCATCTTGAGTCATAACGCCACACATTGGTTGTCTAAAAGTGATGGTCAGTATAACGCAATCCGAATGGCAGCGGCAGAGAAAAACGCGCTATTTGTCACCGCGCTGAGCTTGCAGTCTTTACTGGCTACCAGCGATACAGCTGGCTAGGCGTCAGTATCTGCGGTAGAGGCACATCCCACGCCGCAGCGGGCAGATGTGCGACCTTCTGACAATCATGGGCTAAGCCAATTAACTGCGGCTTGCTGCGCTGTTGCTGGTAGTGTTGTGCCAGCGTTCTATCGTAGTAGCCGCCACCCATTCCAAGGCGGTTGCCTTGCTGATCAAATGCCACTAACGGCATTAGCAAAAAATCTAAGCTGTTAAGTGGTGCTACGCCTGTGCAATCCAACTTAGGTTCCAAGATAGCATAGCGATTTAGCTTCATGGGTGAGTTTTTTTCATACTTTTGAAAGAGCAAATTTTGCCGATTAAAGGGGTGTATTATGGGCAGGAAAAGCTGGTGGTTTTTGTCCCAAAGCTCTTGAATTAAAAGGGATGTGTCTAGCTCGCCATCGTTTTGCAGATAGAGCCCAACACGGGCATGTTTTGGGAGTTTGATGTGTTGAAAAAAATTAATACTTAATTGCGCGGCAGCCTGTTGTTGTTGTTCGGGAGTCAGTGAATTTCTTGACTCCCTGATGGCTTTTCGGATTTGACTGCGTTGATTATGAATTTTATTAATATGGGTATTACTTTTACTCATTACATGCCGAGCCACTCAGGGAAAAACAAGCCGACGCCTAAAATAATAAATAAGATCACCAGCACTGCCAGTAAGTAATACAGCCAGGCTTTGGATTTTGTTGGCGGAGTCGGTTCAAAGTCAAACTCATCAAATAGCTCTTTCGATTCCCACTCGTCCTCTGGCTCTTCGGTCACTTCATCATGACCTTGATAGCCGATGCGAGACTCTATGTCTTCAAGACGCTCTTCAATTCTGATCAGGCTGCTGGTGATGTAGTCAAGCGCCTCAAAAACGCGCTCTTGTTCAGCACTTTGCGGCTGTGCAGTGGCTGATTGAGCTTGCAGCTTAGCACCAATACCAACACTGGCAAGTAACTTAACCTGCTTTAATGCTTTGCTTTTATCAGCGGGGGCAAATAACGGTTTGCCCTTGTAGAATTGCTCGATTTTGCTGACCGAGGTTTTTAGCTTTTCTGCCAGTGTGGTGGCGGCGGCTTGTGGATCACGGCCTTGTGCCATACCGGCAAAAACCACTTTAAATTGCTCACTCATAGCAACTACCTAGCTCAATTATGATTATTAATGAGTATATCTAGATTATACCTAACTGTAGAGTGATTAAAGGGATTTCTTGTTTTGGCTGGGCTGAAGTAGCGGGGAAGCGGTTACTCGCCTCCCCAAATATCACTTAATAAAGGGCTGACTGACCTTTATCTGGAATGGTATTTAAGATGAATTCCCGCAGGTCATCGTTTGATTTGCGTAGATCTTCATGACGTAAATACATCATATGACCAGAGCGATAGCCTTTAAAGCTAAGGCGGTCACGCATTTTGCCACTGGGGTCGAGTTGCCACATATTGTATTTAGCATCAAAGTAGTTAGTGGCGCCATCATAATAGCCAGATTGGATCATCACATTTAGGTAAGGGTTTTGTGCCATAGCCAAACGTAGCTGCTCGCCTACGTTGTTATTACTACGATCCCAAGGATGAACTGGGCCAAACATATTGTACTTAACGTCTGTTTTATAGTTTAACTCGGCGTTAAAGTAGTGATTGATAGCTGGTGTGAATGAATGTAGCCATGAAGTGAGCTCTGGCCAGTAATCAGGACGGTTACCAGCATCGCGTTTATCAATTCCCAAATAGCGCGAATCCAAGCGTCCTAGGGTATAACCACGATCACGCAGTAATTCTTTCCAAAATGCAGAAGTTGGAATGTCGAGATTATTTTGCGCGACAAATTGCTCGCTCAAGCCGCTGTATTTAGCCACCGCCTTAGTAACTGCTTGCTTTTCTTGCTCGCTGATAAAGGCGCCTTTAGCTAACGCAGGTAAATAGCTGTCGATAGTGTAACTTTCGACTTCCTCAAGCACCTCTAATAGGTCTTTGCTTTGTAACTCGTTGGGCAGGGCTTTATGGTACCAGGCCGCAGCGGCATAGTAAGGTAAGCGGTTGGCAGCTTTTACCGGACCCTCTCGTTTAATGCCAATGTCCGTAGGTGATACAAGAACCACACCATTTAAATACAGCCATTGATTGTTTTGCATGGCATGAGCTAAGCCAGATACTCGGGTCGTACCATAGCTTTCGCCAATCAGGTATTTTGGCGATAGCATGCGTTGGTTACGGTGAATAAAGGTATTCAGCCATTCAGCCAAATACTTGATATCTGCATTGACGCCAAAAAACATGTCTTTTTGTTGTGCTTTACTGGGATACTCGCCATCTTCGTTTTTCAGCACCCGTGAATAACCCGTATTGACTGGGTTGACGAAAACGATGTCAGCCACGTCTAGCACAGAGTATGGGTTATCTTTTAGCCCATAAGGTTGTAATGGGTAGCCTTCGTCATCAATTTTTAATACCCGTGGTCCAGTATAAGCAATGTGCATCCATACTGAAGCTGAGCCTGGGCCACCATTGAAAGAGATCAGCAGTGGGCGTTTGCTCATGTCTTTGACTTTGCTGCGCTTGTAGTAGGTGTAGTGCAGGGTCGCCACGGCATCGCCGTCATCATTCCACACTGGTTGAGTACCGGTAGTGGCGGTGTAATTGATCCGTTCGCCGTTAATTTCAGTACGATGTTCAGTTGTTACTTTGTGATCTATCTCAATCGCTCGCTGATGTTCGTTTGCTAAACTAGGTACAGATAGCAAAGAGCAGCTGACGAGTAATAATGGCAGAAGTTTTTTCATTATTCCCTCGGTGTTTGTTTTGTTATTTACGCATTAAAGAGGGATTTTGCCTGAATTTCAAAGTCATTGAGATAAAACCAACAAAACAGACGGTAGGAATGGCGTTAATAAGGTGACATGTTTCCTTAAATTGCAACGCAATTGGTTTTTTTTAGCGCAGATTTCGCGTATATTTAATACTTATGTTCGTAGTAATAAAGTATTTAGCCTCGTTAAATTCTTGTTTCACTGCTTTATCGTAGTATAGGTAATCGATCCCATTTATTAGCACCTGTTGGTAAGCACACATAACAAACTGTGTTCACACATCAATTAAAGCCATACGTTAACCCTTGGCTTTGCTTATGGTGTATTTGCTCCCGCCAAACCTGCTGATTAGATGACATGATCGATAAAAGAGATTTCACTCCATGCAAAGAGTTTTAATTGTTGAAGACAGCAAAGTGGTGCAACAGGTGTTGCGGCACCTCACCGCACTGCACCTAGATGTCGAAATTGATTTTGCTTGGTCCCTCAAGGAAAGTAAGGCCTTTTTAGCCCAGCACCAATATACTTTAGCGCTGGTGGATTTAACCCTGCCCGATGCCATGGATGCCGAAGTGGTGCAGCTCACCCTCAGTCATGATATTCCCACGGTAGTATTGACCTCAAAAATCGACGAGTACAGCCGCCAGCAAATGCTGGAGATGGGGGTGGTCGACTATGTCATTAAAGATAACCGCGATTCTTATTTGTACGCCGTCAAACTGGCCTCACGCTTATTGCGTAACCAGGGATGCAAAGCTTTGATTGCAGATGATTCGGTCATCAGTCGTGCGGTGATGCGACAAATGCTAGAAAAGCAGCTATTTACGGTATTGGAGGCAGAGGATGGTGAGCAAGCGTTAGAGATGCTCAGCGCAGATCACGATATCAAACTGTTACTGACCGATTTTGCTATGCCCACCATGGATGGCTTTGAGCTGGTGAAGTCGATCCGTAATAGTCGTGGTCGTGACGAACTCGCTATTATCGGTTTATCTGGTGCAGGAAGCCACGGTTTATCCGCTAAATTTATCAAATATGGGGCCAATGACTTTTTAGCTAAGCCCTTTATGAATGAAGAGTTCCATTGCCGAATCATGCAAACCATGGAACAGCTGAATCTGATTGCAGAAATAAAAGAGTATGCGCACCGTGATTACCTAACTGGGCTCTATAACCGCCGCTATTTTTGTCAACAGGCAGAGCGGCTAATAAAAGCCAAGCCAAGCCAGTATATTCTCGCACTGCTTGATCTTGACCACTTTAAAGCAATCAACGACCGCTTTGGTCACGAAAGTGGCGATGAAGTGTTAAAGCAAGTTGCCGATTTATTGCGCAGTGCGTTTGGGCACTACGTGGTTGCCCGTATTGGCGGCGAAGAGTTTGCTTTGCTCATTCCTAGTTCCGATATGGCAGTGGCGACACAGATGCTAGAGGATTTTCGCAAGCGACTGGCTGAGCAACCCTTTAAGCTGGTCGAGGACAATCACCATTGCACCATCAGTATTGGTCTGGCTGCTTGCCAAACTAAGAGCTTGAGTGAAGTGATGCGTAAAGCCGACAAAGCCCTATATCAAGCCAAAGAGCGACAAAGAAACTGTGTGATGGTGCATTAATCATTTGCCGTTATTGCGACGCACCAAAGCAGTTCAGCGCTCGGAACAATGCACCTATATGGTGCATTTTTTATGCGTTTTATTCTTTCGATATTTATAACCCTCTGTAAATAAACAAGTAAAAAGGTTGGCACAAAGGTTGGATTACTGCTCTTAACAGGATCAACTGTCCTAAGGGGACTCAGCATGAAAATGATAAGTGCAATAATAAAACCATTTAAGCTTGATGAGGTACGTGAGGCGCTCGCCGATCTCGGGATCGAAGGGATGACGGTGGTAGATGTTAAAGGGTTTGGTCGTCAACGCGGCCATACCGAGCTCTATCGCGGCGCCGAATACCAAGTTGACTTTATTCCAAAAATAAAAATCGAGATAGCCACCTTAAGTGAAAACGCCGAGCGCGTGGTAGAAACACTGACCAAGGCAGCGTATACCGGCAAAATTGGGGACGGCAAAATCTTTGTATACGACCTAGATCAAATCGTTCGGATCCGCACTGGCGAATTCGACGAAGCGGCAATTTAAGGGGTGACCGAACGATGGAAAACACAATAATAGAACTACAATTTTCGTTAAACACGTTTTACTTTCTTATTTCTGGGGTGCTAGTGATGTGGATGGCAGCGGGTTTTGCCATGTTAGAAGCAGGCTTAGTGCGCTCTAAGAACACCACTGAAATCCTTACTAAAAACGTCGCTCTGTACGCCATTGCTTGTACTATGTATTTGCTGATTGGCTACAACATTATGTATGTAGATAACGCTGAAGGAGGTGTCTTACCAAGCCTTGGCGCGTTAATTGGTAGCCCGTCAGCCGATGCCGATCATGCATTGCAATCGGACTTTTTCTTCCAAGTGGTGTTTGTGGCCACTGCGATGTCGATTGTCTCAGGGGCCGTGGCGGAGCGCATGAAGCTATGGGCCTTTTTGGTTTTTTGTGTGGTATTAACCGGCTTTATTTACCCGCTTGAGGGCTATTGGACGTGGGGCGGTGGCTTCCTTGCTGAACTGGGCTTTGTTGACTTTGCTGGCTCTGCAATTGTGCACGGTGCGGGTGCTGCTGCGGCGCTTGCCGGGGTGCTGCTGCTAGGCGCTCGCAAAGGAAAGTATGGCAAAAATGGTGAAATCTACCCAATCCCAGGTTCTAACATGCCACTTGCCACATTAGGTACATTTATCTTGTGGATGGGCTGGTTTGGTTTTAATGGCGGCTCGCAACTGTTTTTAGCAGATAAAGAAAACGCCATAGCGGTAAGTCAAATTATGTTGAATACCAATGCTGCTGCAGCAGCAGGCGCTATCGCTGCATTACTGGTATGCAAATTAATGTGGGGCAAAGCGGATTTAACCATGGTATTAAACGGTGCTTTGGCCGGGCTGGTCACTATTACGGCTGAGCCGGCTTCACCAACACCAATGCTGGCCTGTATTTTAGGTGCTTTAGGTGGTGCATTAGTGGTATTTAGCATTGTCGCTCTGGATAAAGCAAAAGTAGATGACCCGGTAGGGGCTATTTCGGTGCACGGTGTGTGTGGTGCTCTTGGGGTGATGATGGTGCCATTTTCTAATGCCGATGCCACCTTCCAAGGTCAAGCCGTTGGCTTAGTAACGATTTTAGGCTTTGTTTTCGTCGCTTCCTACGTTGTTTGGAGTGTATTGAAAGCCACTATGGGGATCCGTGTGGGTGAGGAAGAAGAGCTCAGTGGTATGGATCAACATGATTGTGGCGTCGATGCCTATCCCGAGTTCGTGACAGTTCGCGGACAGTAGTAACTGCATTACAGCAATTGGCTCTCGGTCAATATTGTAAAATTCTCGTTGTCTAAACCAAGTGGGCGCTCAGGTGCCCACTTTTTTGTGCTTTCAGCAGTTGTTAATTTACGATACCCTACCATCTGGCAATGTTTGACGTAGTTTTACTTGGACCATGACGGATAAAAATAATCGCAACAGCAAAAAAAAGCCAAGCAACAAAGCTAAAACCCCACGAAAAAAGACCACCAAAGCAACCACTCCGTCGCGGTTACAACGAGCTAAAAGCCGAGTTTTAAGTGCCATCTGGTCGTTTTGTTGGAAGGGCAGCATTGCCGCACTGTTTTTAGTCGCCATTTATGTCATTTACCTCGACGCTAAAATCAGCCGTCAATTTGAAGGCAATAAATGGGAGCTGCCAGTTCAGGTCTATGCCCGGGCAATGGCATTTTCGCCGGATCAGTTTCTTAATGAAGATGAAGTGCTGTGGGAGCTGGAGCGTTTAAACTACTCCTTAGTAAACCGCATTAGCCGCACCGGTCAGTATACTGTGCAAGGCCGTACCATTACCATTTATCGTCGTGCCTTTGAGTTTTACGATGGCCCTGAAACGGCACAAATATTTACCCTTAATTTTGCTGGCAAAAAGCTAGCAAGTATCGTTGCTGCCGATGGTAGGCGCATTAACCGTGCCCGATTAGAGCCCGTGCAGATCGCCCGTATTGGCAATGAAACCCGCCAAGACAGAGAATTTGTGCCGCTGGAAAAGTTTCCGACCATTTTTAAAGAAACCTTATTGGTGGTGGAAGACCGCGGCTTCTACGAACACCACGGTGTCTCACTATGGTCCATCATGCGCGCCTTATATGCCAACATCAAAGCGGGTAGGACGGTACAAGGGGGGAGTACTTTAACGCAACAACTGGCTAAAAACTTCTACCTCACCCGCGAGCGCTCATTGATACGGAAAATAAACGAAGCCTTTATCGCCTTAATTTTAGATTTTCGTTACAGCAAAGATGAGATTTTAGAAGCCTATTTAAATGAGGTCTTTGTAGGGCAAGCCTATAACCAAGGCGTCCATGGTATGGGGTTGGCGGCAGAGTTTTACTTTGGTAAACCGGTCGATGAGCTTGAGTTTGATCAAATTGCCATGTTGGTCGCCATGGTCAAAGGGCCCTCGTATTACAACCCCAGAAGATACCCAGAAAGAGTGATGGAGCGTCGTGACCTGGTATTACGTCTGATGGTGGAAAATGGCTTAATTTCAACCCCTGAATACCGTGCTGCGCTGGAAAGACCGATTGCTGTAAAACCGCTGAAAGCCAGCCGATTGCAGTCCTTTCCTGGCTACCTTGAGCTGGTGAATCGCGAACTTGACACCATTATCCACGATGATGAAGTCGTCGATTCCGGGCTGAGAATATTTACCTATCTTGATTTGCAAAAGCAAGCGGCCATGGAAGATGCCGTGAAAAAGGGCTTACCTTATCTGGAGCGCCGATTCCAAACCGAAGAGCTGGAAACGGCGATGTTATCGGTTAATGTGAAAAAGGCTGGGGTTTCAGCGCTGGTGGCAGGGCGGCAGTTAAAGTTTTCAGGCTTTAATCGCGTATTAGACACCAAACGAAATATTGGTTCTTTGGTTAAGCCTGCGATTTACTTATCGGCTTTGAGCAATCCTAATTTTCATCTAGGTATGCTGCTAAACGATAACCCTATCCAAGTCACTGATAGCTCAGGGCAAGTGTGGTCACCAAGCAATTTTGATAATCAGTATCGCGGACAAATTCCGATGTATGAGGCATTTAGCCGCAGTATTAACATTCCGGCGGTGAACTTAGGTTTAGAGCTGGGAGTAAGTCGTGTGGCAAATACCCTTAATAACCTTGGGGTTTCAGACTCTACTCCACTCTATCCATCACTACTGTTAGGGGCGCTTGAGCTCTCCAGCTTGGAAATGGCTGAAGTATATACCACCTTGGCAGACAATGGCCGTCATAGCGAGTTGACCAGCGTTATGGCCATTACCGACTCTGTGGGTAAAGTAGTCTATGAACATCAGGTAAGTAAACGGCAACAGCTAGACAGTGAAGCGGTTTATATGACCAAATACGGCATGAAAAGAGTCACTAAAAAAGGCACGGCAAAGCGCTTAAACTTACATTTCCCCTCAGTGCAACTGGCGGGGAAAACTGGCACCAGCAATGACTTACGTGACAGTTGGTTTGCTGGGTTTGACCAAAATACCGTGACTGTAGCTTGGATTGGTCGTGACGACAATAAGCCCACCGGCTTAACCGGCAGCACCGGTGCCTTAGAGCTGTATATCCGTTACCTTAAGCCGCTTAATCCTCAGGCCATCGTAGATGAGCGACCCGAGTCTATTCGTTGGGCGTTTTTCAACCCGCAAACTGGCAAACAAGCCGCGCCCAGTTGTGGCCCGGTGATCCAGCTGCCTATTCGAGCCAGCTTGTTTGAACCTAGGCCGCGTTGTAATTAATCTTTGTAGCAGTGGAGTATTCTTCACGGCAATAAAAAAGACCCATAACGGGTCTTTTTTAGCGTATAAGCGAGAAAAAAGCTTATAGTTTAGCGAAGGCGTTTTTAGCCGCTTCGATGGTCTTCGCTATTTCCTCATCACTGTGCATGGTGCTAATAAAGCCGGCTTCAAATGCTGAAGGTGCTAGATAAACGCCTTCATCTAGCATCAAGTGGAAGAACTTTTTAAAGCGCTCTAAATCACACTCTGTCGCTTGCTTGTAGCTGGTGACTTTTTCAGCATCGGTAAAGAAGAAACCAAACATGCCACCGGCGTAGTTGGTGGTTAAAGGAATGTCAGCGGCATCCGCTGCGGCTTGGAAGCCCTCACACAGCGCTTTACTCTTGGCTTCTAGCTCTGCATGAAGGCCTTCTTCAGATAATAACTCCAGTGCCGTCAGACCTGCTGCCATGGCAATGGGGTTACCCGATAGTGTACCGGCTTGATACACCGGGCCTGTAGGGGCAATGTGATCCATGATCTCGTTTTTACCACCGAAAGCGCCTACCGGCATGCCGCCGCCAATGACTTTACCTAAACAGGTAAGATCCGGAGTGATATTGTAGTATTGCTGTGCACCACCTAAGTCAACGCGGAAACCCGTCATCACCTCATCGAAGATCAGCACGCTTTGGTTGTCAGTACAGATCTGACGTAAGCCTTCTAAAAAGCCTGGAACGGGTGGAATACAGTTCATGTTGCCAGCAACCGGTTCGATGATGACACAGGCAATTTCATCTTTATATTGTTCGAAAATGGCTTTTACTTCATCCAGATCATTAAATGATACGGTTAAGGTGTGCTTAGCAAAGTCAGCTGGAATGCCCGGTGAGTTAGGAACCCCCATGGTGAGTGCCCCTGAGCCTGCTTTAACTAGCAGGGCGTCGGCATGGCCATGGTAACAGCCTTCAAATTTCAAGATTTTATCACGGCCAGTGTAGCCACGTGCCAGGCGAATGGCGCTCATGGTGGCTTCTGTGCCGGAGCTTACCATGCGGACTTTTTCAATGGATGGCACCAAGGCTTTGACTTTTTCGGCCATTAAAATTTCGGTCTCAGTGGGCGCACCATACGAAAGGCCATTTTCAACGGCCTCGAGAACGGCTTGTTTAATTTTAGGGTGGTTATGACCTAAGATCATCGGGCCCCACGAGCCAACATAGTCAATATAGGCTTTGCCGTCAGCGTCATAAGTATGTACGCCCTCGGCTTTAGTGATAAACAGTGGCGTGCCACCAACGCCATTAAAAGCGCGGACAGGTGAGTTAACACCACCAGGAATAGAGTCTTGAGCTCGTTTGAATAGGTCTTGACTGATAGTCATTGTTGGTCCTTTTTAGCTGTCACGTTTGCGGCTAAACCAAGGTACATCGACCTCGTATTTTTCCACTTGGTTTTCAACACCTAGCGTTAAGGCAAATAATGCCATACGGATCAGAACGCCATTTTGCACTTGGCGGAAAATCGCTAGGTTGTCATTGTTATTAAGATCGTTATCCAGTTCATTGGCATCACTACGGCTGTCGCGAGGTAGCGGGTGCATCAGCACTGAGCTAGGCTTGCAGTGGGCGTCATAAATCGCTTGGCTGATACGAAAGCCACCACGATAGCGGTTTGCTTCTTCTTGCGATGGAAAGCGCTCTTCTTGGATCCGAGTTTGATAGACAATGTCGGCAGCAAGATTGCCTTCCATTTTTGACACCACCTCGATTTGGTGCCCTGCGTTGGCCACCACATCAAGAATGGATTGTGGCATTTGTAGGCCGTCTGGCGCCACCATGGTAAAACGGATGTTGTTGTAGTGACTGAGTAACTTCGACAAAGAGTGCACAGTGCGGCCATACTTTAAGTCGCCGACTAAGGCAATGTGCATGCCGTCGATGCCAGAGCCATAGCGGCCAAGCTCTCTATCAATGGTAAGCAAGTCGAGCAATGCTTGAGTGGGGTGCTCGTTGGGGCCGTCACCTCCATTGATAACCGGCACATCTGAACCGGTTGCAAACTCAGCGACGGAGCCGGCATCTGGGTGGCGCATGGCAACGGCATCAGCATAGGCTGAAATCACGCGAGCGGTATCATAAAGCGACTCGCCCTTGGCCAGTGCCGAACTTTGCATGCCGGTGGTTTCACGCACTAGGCCGCCCAATAAATTAAAAGCGGTGCCAAAACTTACCCGTGTTCTGGTGCTGGGTTCAAAAAATAAATTGGCTAAAATCGCCCCCTCTAATACGCGAGTGCGCTTTTGCTTCTTGGCGTAGGGTTCCATTTTTTTAGCGATGGAGAAGATGTGTTCAATGGAATCTCTGTCGAGTTGGTTAACAGAGAGAATGTTTTCACCTTGGAAACTGAACATGTGGCGATTCCTAAAGACAAATTGATAACCGGGTTGCGCAGTCGCTCACCCAACCAGATAACACGCAGATAGTGAGCGGTTATTGGAGCGACATTATAGCACGGTTACAGCGCAGGTTTTAAGACTGCAAGAAAGACTATTGCTAAAAGAATCAGCACCGGGAATTCATTAAAAAA from Pseudoalteromonas sp. UG3-2 encodes the following:
- a CDS encoding aspartate carbamoyltransferase translates to MFSFQGENILSVNQLDRDSIEHIFSIAKKMEPYAKKQKRTRVLEGAILANLFFEPSTRTRVSFGTAFNLLGGLVRETTGMQSSALAKGESLYDTARVISAYADAVAMRHPDAGSVAEFATGSDVPVINGGDGPNEHPTQALLDLLTIDRELGRYGSGIDGMHIALVGDLKYGRTVHSLSKLLSHYNNIRFTMVAPDGLQMPQSILDVVANAGHQIEVVSKMEGNLAADIVYQTRIQEERFPSQEEANRYRGGFRISQAIYDAHCKPSSVLMHPLPRDSRSDANELDNDLNNNDNLAIFRQVQNGVLIRMALFALTLGVENQVEKYEVDVPWFSRKRDS